In Oryzihumus leptocrescens, the following are encoded in one genomic region:
- a CDS encoding GlsB/YeaQ/YmgE family stress response membrane protein: MTFFNILGTIIFGAVIGYLARLFLPGRQHIGMIMTIVIGIIGALVGYWLAGLFGVASTAGIDWIRWFFSIVVAAIGVVGYERIMARRAA, encoded by the coding sequence GTGACCTTCTTCAACATCCTCGGCACCATCATCTTCGGCGCGGTCATCGGCTACCTCGCCCGACTGTTCCTCCCCGGCAGGCAGCACATCGGCATGATCATGACCATCGTGATCGGCATCATCGGCGCCCTCGTCGGCTACTGGCTCGCCGGGCTCTTCGGCGTGGCCTCCACGGCCGGGATCGACTGGATCCGGTGGTTCTTCAGCATCGTCGTCGCCGCGATCGGTGTCGTCGGCTACGAGCGGATCATGGCGCGCCGGGCGGCCTGA